A single genomic interval of Spinacia oleracea cultivar Varoflay chromosome 6, BTI_SOV_V1, whole genome shotgun sequence harbors:
- the LOC110787562 gene encoding uncharacterized protein yields the protein MLSPITKSLSFQPPFSCSSSFLRNSLLLQSSPSTTTRIMISAHQSIPPLPDDRIVVGCGGASMDYLVMVDGFPKPDEKIQSTSYKVQGGGNVGNALTCASRLGLRPRIIAKVAEDAEGRSMLEELEADGVDTSFTVVSEEGRSMYSYVIVDSKMKTRTAIYCPGYPPMMATDFSGTSLSSALDGAKLVYFDGLSLKTALVVAREACRRSIPILVDAEMGEEGFDNLLNMSDYAVCSEKYPQAWTKAPSMASALVSMLIRLPKLKFVIVTLGEEGCIMLQRSHNEEDTHLEEMNVDQCLASLNAKKDCNTTNPTCISSPVLKLEAPGLGKLNGRFLVGTAERIPHLELVDTTGAGDAFIGAVLYALCTDMPPEKMLPYAAHVAAGCCRAFGARTGLPHHTDPRLQLFLDHDSSTSPAQ from the exons ATGTTGTCACCCATCACCAAATCTCTATCTTTCCAACCTCCTTTTTCATGTTCTTCGTCGTTTCTTCGTAACTCTCTCCTCCTTCAATCTTCTCCTTCAACAACAACCAG gaTCATGATTTCTGCTCATCAGTCAATTCCTCCGCTTCCTGATGATCGCATCGTT GTGGGTTGTGGGGGTGCATCAATGGACTATCTAGTAATGGTGGATGGCTTCCCGAAGCCTGATGAGAAGATCCAAAGCACTTCCTACAAG GTTCAAGGGGGTGGAAATGTTGGCAATGCTTTGACTTGTGCTTCTCGTTTGGGATTACGACCTAGAATAATTGCCAAG GTTGCTGAAGATGCTGAAGGAAGAAGCATGCTAGAAGAGCTTGAAGCTGATGGTGTGGATACTTCTTTTACTGTG GTTTCCGAGGAAGGTCGTTCAATGTACAGTTATGTGATCGTTGACAGTAAAAT GAAAACTCGGACTGCCATCTACTGTCCAGGATATCCTCCCATGATGGCTACAGACTTTTCCGGAACAAGTTTATCTTCTGCTTTAGATGGTGCCAAACTTGTATATTTTGATGGACTCTCACTAAAAACTGCTTTAGTTGTTGCAAGAGAG GCATGTCGCAGAAGTATACCTATTCTGGTTGATGCAGAAATGGGAGAGGAAGGGTTCGACAATCTTTTGAATATGTCGGACTATGCTGTTTGCTCAGAAAAATATCCTCAG GCTTGGACAAAGGCACCATCTATGGCAAGTGCACTTGTTTCTATGTTGATAAGATTGCCAAAGTTGAAATTTGTTATTGTTACCCTTGGTGAAGAGGGGTGCATAATGCTCCAGAGAAGTCATAATG AAGAGGACACACACTTAGAAGAAATGAATGTGGACCAATGTTTAGCATCATTAAACGCGAAAAAAGACTGCAACACCACTAATCCAACGTGCATTTCATCG CCAGTGTTAAAGCTGGAAGCACCTGGACTTGGAAAACTGAATGGAAGGTTTCTAGTGGGAACAGCTGAGAGGATACCGCATTTGGAGCTAGTTGATACAACGGGTGCTGGTGACGCGTTCATTGGAGCAGTTCTTTATG CTCTGTGTACAGATATGCCGCCCGAGAAAATGTTGCCTTATGCTGCTCACGTG GCAGCTGGTTGTTGCCGAGCATTTGGAGCTCGGACAGGGCTTCCACATCATACGGATCCACGCTTGCAACTCTTTCTGGATCATGATTCCAGTACATCACCAGCACAATGA